One Thermus sp. CCB_US3_UF1 DNA window includes the following coding sequences:
- a CDS encoding FtsX-like permease family protein: MLRLAWRNLLRTPGRSLTTGGVVALVVFLSLVFLSVYAGAFDAFFRLVLERTGHLVVRAEGYREGEDLERLAFFPPRLPLPEGAEVEGVLEGGGLLIAGERSRAVAFTGLEAQGFARQANLLVAGRLPQGPGEALLGEALAQALKVRLGDEVAAYAPGGMGLGVYAFRVVGLLDLPETHLEARTALVPLADAQALLAPGRVTRLEIRLAGIGLYDLKPLEALKAALQPHLKGLVAETWLEANPLYAAILPFYDTVMALYVGIFFLLGGLILLNALYLSLVERVREFGLLAALGLTGRRLLALVFWESLLLVGVAALVGVGVGLLVHLELADGFRLPLPRWILEQYREFGLPEVLYGRLGVGEVLLTLGYSVGVAVLAALWPGYLASRLEPVEAMRYTP, from the coding sequence GTGCTGCGGCTGGCCTGGCGCAACCTCCTCCGCACCCCAGGCCGGAGCCTCACCACCGGGGGGGTGGTGGCCTTGGTGGTCTTCCTCTCCCTGGTGTTTCTCTCCGTCTACGCTGGGGCCTTTGACGCCTTTTTCCGCCTGGTGCTGGAGCGGACCGGCCACCTGGTGGTGCGGGCCGAGGGGTACCGGGAAGGGGAGGACCTGGAGCGCCTGGCCTTCTTTCCGCCCCGCCTGCCCCTGCCGGAGGGGGCGGAGGTGGAGGGGGTTTTGGAGGGGGGTGGCCTCCTCATCGCCGGGGAGCGGAGCCGGGCGGTGGCCTTCACCGGCCTCGAGGCCCAGGGGTTCGCCCGTCAGGCAAACCTGCTCGTGGCGGGGCGCCTGCCCCAGGGCCCCGGGGAGGCCCTTCTGGGCGAGGCCCTGGCTCAGGCCCTGAAGGTGCGGCTCGGGGACGAGGTGGCGGCCTACGCCCCCGGGGGGATGGGCCTTGGGGTTTACGCCTTCCGGGTGGTGGGGCTTTTAGACCTGCCGGAAACGCACCTGGAAGCCCGCACCGCCCTGGTGCCCCTGGCGGACGCCCAGGCCCTGCTGGCCCCGGGGCGCGTCACCCGGCTGGAGATCCGCCTTGCGGGGATAGGCCTGTATGACCTCAAGCCCCTAGAGGCGCTGAAGGCCGCCCTGCAACCCCATCTTAAGGGGCTGGTGGCGGAAACCTGGCTGGAGGCCAACCCCCTTTATGCGGCCATCCTTCCCTTCTACGACACGGTGATGGCCCTTTACGTGGGTATCTTTTTCCTCTTGGGAGGGCTGATCCTCCTCAACGCCCTCTACCTTTCCCTGGTGGAGCGGGTGCGGGAGTTTGGCCTATTGGCCGCCCTGGGCCTTACGGGGCGGAGGCTTTTGGCCTTGGTCTTCTGGGAAAGCCTCCTCCTGGTGGGGGTGGCGGCCCTGGTGGGGGTGGGGGTGGGGCTTCTTGTGCACCTGGAGCTGGCCGATGGTTTCCGCCTCCCCCTACCCCGGTGGATCCTGGAGCAGTACCGGGAGTTTGGCCTGCCGGAGGTGCTCTATGGGAGGCTAGGGGTAGGGGAGGTCCTCCTCACCTTGGGGTACTCCGTGGGGGTCGCGGTGTTGGCCGCCCTTTGGCCAGGGTATCTGGCCTCGAGGCTGGAGCCGGTGGAGGCCATGCGCTACACGCCTTAG
- a CDS encoding outer membrane lipoprotein-sorting protein, producing the protein MRRWAFLFLWLGLMALGQSPEEKLRAALDRLRGPAHQAVYTLLVERPGSMRTYRLQVYTDGERAHIRVLEPRSEAGQAFLSLGQDLYLYDPRLGRTLRLPPTGRSERFLGSDLTYQDLMGRDLEALFSVAEEKGVLVLTPRPGAATPYGRVEVYLKGGLVERVLYYDQRGQGVRELLLAGYQRFQEAYLPREMELRDLLRSGYRTRVEIGEVRVGPVPERCFNPLYLERGC; encoded by the coding sequence ATGCGACGCTGGGCCTTCTTGTTCCTGTGGCTCGGCCTGATGGCCCTGGGCCAAAGCCCTGAGGAAAAGCTGCGCGCGGCCCTGGACCGCCTGCGGGGACCCGCCCACCAGGCGGTCTACACCCTCCTGGTGGAGCGGCCAGGCTCGATGCGCACCTACCGGCTTCAGGTCTACACCGACGGGGAGCGGGCCCATATCCGGGTTCTGGAACCAAGGAGCGAGGCGGGGCAGGCCTTTCTCTCCTTGGGCCAGGACCTATACCTCTACGATCCCCGGCTGGGCCGCACCCTCCGCCTTCCCCCCACGGGGCGGAGCGAGCGCTTCCTGGGCTCGGACCTCACCTACCAGGACCTGATGGGCCGGGACCTGGAGGCGCTTTTTTCCGTGGCGGAGGAAAAGGGGGTCCTGGTCCTGACCCCCAGGCCTGGGGCCGCCACCCCCTACGGCCGGGTAGAGGTCTACCTCAAGGGGGGGCTCGTGGAGCGGGTGCTCTACTACGACCAGCGGGGCCAGGGGGTGCGGGAACTCCTCCTTGCAGGCTACCAACGTTTCCAGGAGGCCTACCTTCCCCGGGAGATGGAGCTTAGGGACCTTCTGCGTTCCGGGTACCGTACCCGGGTGGAGATCGGTGAGGTGCGGGTGGGCCCGGTGCCGGAGCGCTGCTTCAACCCCCTGTACCTGGAAAGGGGGTGTTAG
- a CDS encoding ABC transporter permease, protein MSLLRLAWRNVLRQRRRTALLSLVVIYVTVAVLFLLGFLDGYGESLVEAYARYVEAPVAVAKGEWWQDPDPEHGLRALPPIREPHTPRLALYALFRSPYRTEGGVALGVDPEGEKVLSRVPFKVATGRWLQGPGEVVLGHRLAERLDVRLGERLVLETGREALGLQVVGLVRAGVGNVDFAGVYLHLEDARRLVGRGVLATHLAVAAPRGREEALARTLNHTLPQGLVAKGVWDLMGPIRADYEGSRLLYIPLLGLFMLLAAIAVTSTVYVSVRERLREFAVAESLGLAPFRLAGQVALEAALASGLGLVLGLLLGYALLYYTATHDVFGPLMRLSVELLPESGLSEHLYTALRPQYALYAGGVVALSALLALLFPGRLLLRMGVPQYLKGE, encoded by the coding sequence ATGAGCCTTTTGAGGCTGGCTTGGCGTAACGTGCTGCGGCAACGAAGGCGCACAGCCCTGCTTTCCCTGGTGGTGATCTACGTCACCGTGGCCGTTCTCTTTCTCCTCGGCTTCCTGGACGGATATGGGGAAAGCCTGGTGGAGGCCTACGCCCGCTACGTGGAAGCCCCGGTGGCGGTGGCCAAGGGCGAGTGGTGGCAGGACCCCGATCCGGAACACGGCCTTAGGGCCCTTCCCCCCATCCGCGAACCCCATACCCCCCGCCTGGCCCTCTACGCCCTCTTCCGTTCCCCCTACCGTACGGAGGGAGGGGTGGCCCTGGGGGTGGATCCGGAAGGGGAAAAGGTCCTTTCCCGGGTGCCCTTCAAGGTGGCCACCGGGCGCTGGCTCCAGGGGCCAGGGGAGGTGGTGCTCGGCCACCGCCTGGCCGAGCGGCTGGACGTGCGGCTAGGGGAGCGGCTGGTACTGGAAACCGGCCGGGAGGCCCTGGGCCTGCAGGTGGTGGGCCTGGTGCGCGCCGGGGTGGGCAACGTGGACTTCGCCGGGGTCTACCTCCACCTGGAGGATGCCCGGCGCCTGGTGGGGAGGGGGGTCTTGGCCACCCACCTGGCGGTGGCGGCCCCCCGGGGCCGGGAGGAGGCCCTGGCCCGTACCCTGAACCATACCCTGCCCCAGGGCCTGGTGGCCAAGGGGGTGTGGGACCTTATGGGGCCCATCCGGGCCGACTACGAGGGGAGCCGCCTCCTATACATCCCCCTCCTTGGCCTTTTCATGCTCCTGGCGGCCATCGCCGTGACCAGCACCGTCTACGTGAGCGTGCGGGAGCGCCTCCGGGAGTTCGCCGTGGCGGAGAGCCTGGGGCTTGCCCCCTTCCGCCTGGCGGGGCAGGTGGCCCTCGAGGCCGCCCTGGCCAGCGGCCTGGGCCTGGTCCTGGGCCTCCTCCTGGGCTACGCCCTCCTCTACTACACCGCCACCCACGATGTCTTCGGTCCCCTTATGCGCCTGAGCGTGGAGCTCCTGCCCGAATCCGGCCTTTCCGAGCACCTTTACACCGCCCTTAGGCCCCAGTACGCCCTGTACGCTGGGGGCGTAGTGGCCCTTTCCGCCCTCTTGGCCCTTCTCTTCCCGGGCCGTTTGCTCCTCCGGATGGGGGTGCCGCAGTACCTGAAAGGGGAGTGA
- a CDS encoding MarR family transcriptional regulator, whose product MDSLLKAWVEETVLPFEGVGLPRVAGRVLAWLLVAEPPEQTAKEMAQALGASKGALGPALRLLARLRLVERLRRPQERADRYAIRPGAWRRLLLQKACTPSLYRAQAEKGLALLEGQGGERLGEMRDLYAFWRRSPPGSWRAFRRRHEPFEAGLA is encoded by the coding sequence GTGGACTCCCTCCTCAAGGCCTGGGTGGAGGAGACCGTCCTCCCCTTTGAGGGGGTAGGGCTCCCCCGAGTGGCGGGCCGGGTGCTGGCCTGGCTCCTGGTGGCCGAACCGCCTGAGCAGACGGCCAAGGAGATGGCCCAGGCCCTAGGGGCCAGCAAGGGGGCCCTGGGCCCGGCCCTCCGCCTGCTTGCCCGCCTCCGGCTGGTGGAGCGCCTGCGCCGTCCACAGGAGCGGGCCGACCGCTACGCCATCCGCCCAGGGGCCTGGCGGCGCCTCCTTCTGCAAAAGGCCTGCACCCCTTCCCTCTACCGCGCGCAAGCGGAGAAGGGGCTGGCCCTCCTGGAGGGGCAAGGCGGGGAGCGGCTTGGGGAGATGCGGGACCTATACGCCTTTTGGAGGAGGAGCCCCCCAGGCTCCTGGCGCGCTTTCAGGAGGAGGCATGAGCCTTTTGAGGCTGGCTTGGCGTAA
- the serA gene encoding phosphoglycerate dehydrogenase, translating into MWRVLVSDDMRLGDVKYPGVILDYRPGIGREELLEVIPAYDALITRSRTQVDAELLARGRRLKVVGRGGVGVDNVDLEAASRLGILVVNVPEANTRSAAELAFGLLLAAARGIALSDRKIRQGEWDRKFLGLELKGKTLGIVGLGRIGGQVARFAKGFEMRVLAYDPYIPRTRAESLGVELLEDLADLLRQSHFLTVHTPLTEETRGMIGRRELYLLPRGAVVVNAARGGIIDEKALLEVLEEGHLFAAGLDVFVQEPPPKEHPLLSHPRVVLTAHLGANTLEAQERVGEAVLERVVRTLEGDLSYALNTGFDPEALEALKGFLPLGEALGKLLAQITRGRPEVLEVSFLGQFEKDPEPVASAVAKGFLSRVLGSEAVNLVSARPLLKDRGIRLVTRRAEEAQGYTRLVEVRLVTDQEERRARGVVMGGRPRLVGVDDYALEVVPEGYMLVCVNYDRPGVVGQVGTLLGEAGVNIAGMQLGRDVPGGRALFVLAVDQKPAPEVLEALRALPVLERVDLAEL; encoded by the coding sequence ATGTGGCGGGTTCTGGTGTCGGACGACATGCGTTTGGGGGACGTGAAGTACCCGGGGGTGATCCTGGACTACCGCCCCGGGATTGGCCGGGAGGAGTTGCTGGAGGTCATCCCCGCCTACGATGCCCTCATCACCCGGAGCCGAACCCAGGTGGACGCCGAGCTCCTGGCCCGGGGAAGGCGGCTCAAGGTGGTGGGCCGGGGGGGGGTGGGGGTGGACAACGTGGACCTCGAGGCCGCCAGCCGCCTGGGCATCCTGGTGGTCAACGTCCCCGAGGCCAACACCCGTTCGGCAGCCGAGCTGGCCTTTGGCCTCCTCCTGGCCGCCGCCCGGGGCATCGCCCTTTCCGACCGCAAGATCCGCCAGGGAGAATGGGACCGGAAGTTTTTGGGCCTGGAGCTCAAGGGGAAGACCCTGGGCATCGTGGGCCTGGGCCGCATCGGGGGCCAGGTGGCCCGCTTCGCCAAGGGCTTTGAGATGCGGGTCCTGGCCTACGACCCCTACATCCCCCGCACCCGGGCGGAGAGCCTGGGGGTGGAGCTTTTGGAGGACCTGGCCGACCTCCTCCGCCAAAGCCACTTCCTCACCGTGCACACCCCCCTCACCGAGGAGACCCGGGGCATGATCGGCCGGCGGGAGCTTTACCTCCTGCCCCGGGGGGCGGTGGTGGTCAACGCCGCCCGCGGGGGGATCATTGACGAGAAGGCCCTTTTGGAGGTGTTGGAGGAAGGGCACCTCTTCGCCGCTGGCCTGGATGTCTTCGTGCAGGAGCCCCCGCCCAAGGAGCACCCCCTCCTTTCCCATCCCCGGGTGGTCCTCACCGCCCACCTGGGGGCCAACACCCTCGAGGCCCAGGAGCGGGTGGGGGAGGCGGTTTTGGAGCGGGTGGTGCGGACCCTGGAGGGGGACCTCTCCTACGCCCTCAACACCGGGTTTGACCCCGAGGCCCTGGAGGCCCTGAAGGGCTTCCTGCCCCTGGGGGAGGCCTTGGGCAAGCTCCTGGCCCAGATCACCCGGGGCCGGCCCGAGGTCTTGGAGGTGAGCTTCCTGGGGCAGTTTGAAAAGGATCCCGAGCCTGTGGCCAGCGCCGTGGCCAAGGGCTTCCTCTCCCGTGTCCTGGGAAGCGAGGCGGTGAACCTGGTTTCCGCCCGGCCCCTCCTCAAGGATCGGGGCATCCGCCTGGTCACCCGGCGGGCGGAGGAGGCCCAGGGGTATACCCGTCTGGTGGAGGTGCGCCTGGTCACCGACCAGGAGGAGCGCCGCGCCCGGGGGGTGGTGATGGGGGGAAGGCCCCGCCTGGTGGGCGTGGACGACTACGCCCTGGAGGTGGTCCCCGAGGGGTACATGCTGGTCTGCGTCAACTACGACCGCCCGGGGGTAGTGGGGCAGGTGGGTACCCTCCTCGGCGAGGCCGGGGTGAACATCGCCGGGATGCAGCTTGGGCGGGATGTGCCCGGAGGGCGGGCCCTTTTCGTCTTGGCCGTGGACCAGAAGCCCGCTCCGGAGGTTTTGGAGGCCCTGCGGGCCTTGCCCGTGCTGGAGCGGGTGGACCTGGCGGAGCTTTAG
- a CDS encoding DegV family protein, with protein MKVALVTDSTADLPKPLRERLGVRVVPLYVNLGGRVYRDWEEITPEEIFQKVREGTAFPTTSQPSPEDFLRAYQSALEEADHVLSVHISSKLSGTVQSAELAAQNFPGRVSVFDTQAASLGIGMMVLRAHELLAEGKSLEEVLGELKRLRQDHFVRFSVATLEFLKRGGRIGGAQALLGTLLGIKPILTLKEGRVEAAGRARGERKAREEIVRDFRAWAEGRARIRAFFLYSAEEGAVKELKEMVLASGLPVEEALVSELGAVIASHTGPGTYGFYAYSL; from the coding sequence ATGAAGGTAGCCTTGGTAACCGACTCCACCGCCGACCTACCCAAACCCCTGCGGGAACGCCTAGGGGTAAGGGTGGTACCCCTGTACGTGAACCTGGGGGGCCGGGTCTACCGGGACTGGGAGGAGATCACCCCGGAGGAGATCTTCCAAAAGGTACGGGAGGGAACGGCCTTCCCCACCACCAGCCAGCCTTCCCCCGAGGACTTCCTAAGGGCCTACCAAAGCGCCCTGGAGGAAGCGGACCACGTGCTCTCGGTCCACATCTCCAGCAAGCTCTCCGGCACGGTGCAGTCGGCGGAGCTGGCGGCGCAGAACTTCCCAGGCCGGGTCAGCGTCTTTGACACCCAGGCCGCCTCCTTGGGGATCGGCATGATGGTCCTGCGGGCCCACGAGCTCCTGGCGGAGGGCAAGTCCCTGGAGGAGGTCCTGGGGGAACTGAAGCGCCTGCGGCAGGACCACTTCGTCCGCTTCAGCGTGGCCACCCTGGAGTTCCTCAAGCGGGGCGGGCGCATCGGCGGGGCCCAGGCCCTTTTGGGCACCCTTCTCGGCATCAAGCCCATCCTGACCCTGAAGGAAGGCCGGGTGGAGGCGGCGGGCCGGGCCCGGGGGGAAAGGAAGGCCCGGGAGGAAATCGTGCGGGACTTCCGCGCCTGGGCGGAGGGGCGGGCCCGGATCCGCGCCTTCTTCCTCTACAGCGCCGAAGAGGGGGCGGTGAAGGAGCTCAAGGAAATGGTCCTGGCCTCGGGGCTTCCGGTGGAGGAGGCCCTGGTGAGCGAGCTGGGGGCGGTGATCGCCAGCCACACCGGCCCCGGCACCTACGGGTTCTATGCCTACAGCCTCTAG
- a CDS encoding DegV family protein, which produces MPTASSVAFVADSTLGLSPAEALAQGIHLVPQQVIWGEKTFRDLVEIHPEEVLALLARGERLSTSQVAPEDLRQTYETLLARYDRVLSVHVSGQLSGTVATAEGVARAYGGRVKVLDSWSLNGGLWLVLEEARRLLRAGVAWERLEAAVAPYRERVRGYVLPSALTYLHRSGRISGLQSLVGGLLRILPVLEVKGGRVLPGPRVRGFAEGLRRMAELFRRDFPHGALVHLAHAGNPEGAKALGEAVRAEGVEILSTLQAGAAVSVHTGPGTVALFAGPRG; this is translated from the coding sequence ATGCCTACAGCCTCTAGCGTGGCCTTCGTGGCCGACTCCACCCTGGGCCTAAGCCCCGCCGAGGCCCTGGCCCAGGGCATCCACCTGGTACCCCAGCAGGTGATCTGGGGGGAGAAGACCTTCCGAGACCTGGTGGAGATCCACCCCGAGGAGGTCCTGGCCCTTCTCGCCCGGGGGGAAAGGCTCTCCACCAGCCAGGTGGCCCCCGAGGACCTGCGGCAAACCTACGAAACCCTCCTGGCGCGGTACGACCGGGTGCTCTCCGTCCACGTTTCCGGGCAGCTTTCCGGCACCGTGGCCACCGCGGAAGGGGTAGCCCGGGCCTACGGGGGCCGGGTCAAGGTCCTGGACTCCTGGTCCCTCAACGGCGGGCTCTGGCTGGTTCTGGAAGAAGCCCGCCGCCTCCTCCGGGCCGGGGTGGCCTGGGAGAGGCTGGAGGCGGCGGTGGCCCCGTACCGGGAGCGGGTCCGGGGGTACGTCCTGCCCAGCGCCCTCACCTACCTTCACCGCTCCGGGCGCATCTCGGGCCTGCAGAGCCTGGTGGGGGGGCTTCTGCGCATCCTCCCCGTCTTGGAGGTCAAGGGAGGCCGGGTCCTGCCCGGCCCCCGGGTGCGGGGCTTCGCCGAGGGGTTGCGCCGGATGGCCGAGCTTTTCCGCCGGGACTTCCCCCATGGAGCCCTGGTCCACCTGGCCCACGCGGGGAACCCCGAAGGGGCCAAGGCCCTGGGGGAGGCCGTGCGGGCGGAGGGGGTGGAGATCCTAAGCACCCTGCAGGCCGGGGCGGCGGTAAGCGTCCACACCGGCCCCGGCACCGTGGCCCTCTTCGCTGGGCCCAGGGGGTAG
- the dtd gene encoding D-aminoacyl-tRNA deacylase, whose amino-acid sequence MRAVVQRVAQASVEVEGEVVGRIGLGLLVLLGVGQRDALEDALYLARKITALRIFPDEEGKMNLSLKEVGGEVLLVSQFTLYADTRKGNRPSFVKAAPPDLGRRLYEAAVEAFLAEGVHVETGVYGAHMRVHLVNDGPVTLFLDSEERFKPR is encoded by the coding sequence GTGCGGGCGGTGGTGCAGCGGGTAGCCCAAGCCTCCGTGGAGGTGGAGGGGGAGGTGGTGGGCCGCATCGGCCTGGGCCTCCTCGTCCTCCTGGGGGTGGGGCAGCGGGATGCCCTCGAGGACGCCCTCTACCTGGCGCGGAAGATCACCGCCTTGCGCATCTTCCCCGACGAGGAGGGGAAGATGAACCTCTCCCTGAAGGAGGTGGGCGGGGAGGTTCTCCTGGTGAGCCAGTTCACCCTCTACGCCGACACCCGCAAGGGCAACCGCCCCTCCTTCGTTAAGGCCGCACCCCCGGACCTGGGCAGGCGGCTTTACGAGGCCGCGGTGGAGGCCTTTTTGGCCGAGGGGGTGCACGTGGAAACCGGGGTTTACGGGGCCCACATGCGGGTGCACCTGGTGAACGATGGCCCGGTAACCCTTTTCCTGGACTCGGAGGAGAGGTTCAAGCCCCGCTGA
- a CDS encoding fatty acid desaturase has translation MQKVEPKDWIPLIKPYTKPHVLRSLRQVADTLLPLLLLFYLAHKALSVSLLLTLLLDFLAALFLVRLFILQHDAGHGSFFPQKWANDLLGFFTGVLTLVPYHHWQLSHARHHATSGNLDKRGVGDIYTMTLAEYLAATPWQRLQYRLYRNPWVMFLLGPIYVFMLSYRLPLGYGSDRPSVRNSVALTNLFLALLLAGLVAFLGPKTLLLVYLPIQYLAGMLGIFLFYVQHQFEDAYWEHDPRWEHLKAAMEGSTYLKLPPVLQWLTGNIGFHHIHHLAPKIPNYLLPKVQEEVDLVKVAPTVTLKDAFKIAFADMHLHDEESRKLVGFKEAHRRLRAARASA, from the coding sequence ATGCAGAAAGTAGAACCCAAGGACTGGATCCCCCTCATCAAGCCCTACACCAAGCCCCACGTGCTCCGCAGCCTCCGCCAGGTGGCCGATACCCTCCTGCCCCTCCTCCTCCTCTTTTACCTGGCCCATAAGGCCCTTTCCGTTTCCCTCCTCCTCACCCTGCTCCTGGACTTTCTGGCCGCCCTCTTCCTGGTGCGGCTTTTCATCCTGCAGCACGATGCCGGACACGGCTCCTTCTTCCCGCAAAAGTGGGCCAACGACCTCCTAGGCTTTTTCACCGGGGTCCTGACCCTGGTGCCCTACCACCACTGGCAGCTTTCCCACGCCCGCCACCACGCCACCAGCGGCAACCTGGACAAGCGGGGGGTGGGGGACATCTACACCATGACCCTGGCGGAGTACCTGGCCGCCACCCCCTGGCAGCGGCTGCAGTACCGCCTGTACCGCAACCCCTGGGTCATGTTCCTCCTGGGGCCCATTTACGTCTTCATGCTCTCCTACCGCCTGCCCTTGGGCTACGGCTCGGATAGGCCTTCCGTGCGCAACTCCGTGGCCCTGACCAACCTGTTTCTCGCCCTGCTCCTGGCGGGCCTCGTGGCCTTCCTGGGGCCCAAGACCCTCCTCCTCGTCTACCTGCCCATCCAGTACCTGGCGGGCATGCTGGGCATCTTCCTCTTCTACGTGCAGCACCAGTTTGAGGACGCCTACTGGGAGCACGACCCCCGCTGGGAGCACCTGAAGGCGGCCATGGAGGGGAGCACCTACCTGAAGCTCCCCCCGGTGCTCCAGTGGCTCACGGGGAACATCGGCTTCCACCACATCCACCACCTGGCCCCCAAGATCCCCAACTACCTCCTGCCCAAGGTGCAGGAGGAGGTGGACCTGGTCAAGGTGGCCCCCACGGTGACCCTGAAGGATGCCTTCAAGATAGCCTTCGCCGACATGCACCTGCACGACGAGGAAAGCCGGAAGCTGGTGGGCTTCAAGGAAGCCCACCGCCGGCTTAGGGCCGCCCGGGCTAGTGCTTGA
- the purH gene encoding bifunctional phosphoribosylaminoimidazolecarboxamide formyltransferase/IMP cyclohydrolase: MWALLSVWDKRGLLPFAQGLLDLGFRLLATGGTHRALAEAGLPVTYISDFTGFPEILEGRVKTLHPKVHAGLLARPDQEGELKALGLERIAVLAVNLYPFQKTVAQGASFAEALEQIDIGGPAMLRAAAKNHLAVLPVCDPEDYPRVLEALKAGPTPEFRRELARKAFAHTAAYDAAIAEWLSQEEFPPEKFLVLKREAPLRYGENPHQKAALYRVAGEKGPLLEAEILQGKAMSFNNYLDAEAAWNLVSEFAEPACVAVKHQNPCGVALGETPLEAYRKAHEADPVSIFGGIVALNRPLDGPTAEAMGEVFLEVILAPDFTQEALALLGRKKNLRLIRVPFPAAGPYLDLRRLRGGVLLQEADTEDPVDLKVVTQKAPTEAEWADLRFAWRVVKHVRSNAIVVAKGGQTLGIGVGQTNRYAAAKHALKSAGEKAQGAVLASDAFFPFDDVVRLAADFGVAALIQPGGSVRDEESIRAADALGLAMVFTGVRHFKH; the protein is encoded by the coding sequence ATGTGGGCCCTTCTTTCCGTTTGGGACAAGCGGGGGCTTCTGCCCTTCGCCCAAGGTCTTCTGGACCTGGGCTTCCGCCTTCTGGCCACCGGGGGCACCCATAGGGCCCTGGCGGAAGCCGGCCTTCCCGTCACCTACATCTCCGACTTCACCGGCTTCCCAGAGATCCTGGAGGGCCGGGTCAAGACCCTCCATCCCAAGGTGCACGCCGGCCTCCTGGCCCGGCCGGACCAGGAGGGGGAGCTGAAGGCCCTAGGCCTGGAGCGGATCGCCGTGCTCGCGGTCAACCTCTACCCCTTCCAAAAGACCGTGGCCCAGGGGGCCTCCTTCGCCGAGGCCCTGGAGCAGATCGATATCGGGGGCCCGGCCATGCTCCGGGCAGCGGCCAAGAACCACCTGGCCGTCCTCCCCGTCTGCGACCCCGAGGACTATCCCCGGGTCCTCGAGGCCCTAAAGGCCGGCCCCACCCCAGAGTTCCGCCGGGAGCTGGCCCGCAAGGCCTTCGCCCACACCGCCGCCTACGACGCCGCCATCGCCGAGTGGCTTTCCCAAGAGGAGTTCCCGCCGGAGAAGTTCTTGGTCCTGAAGCGGGAAGCCCCCTTGCGCTACGGGGAGAACCCCCACCAGAAAGCCGCCCTTTACCGGGTGGCGGGGGAGAAGGGGCCCCTCTTGGAGGCGGAGATCCTCCAGGGCAAGGCCATGAGCTTCAACAACTACCTGGACGCCGAGGCCGCCTGGAACCTGGTTTCGGAGTTCGCCGAGCCCGCCTGCGTGGCCGTAAAGCACCAGAACCCCTGTGGGGTGGCCCTGGGGGAAACCCCCTTGGAGGCCTACCGGAAGGCCCATGAGGCCGATCCCGTTTCCATCTTCGGCGGCATCGTGGCCCTCAACCGTCCTCTGGATGGCCCCACGGCCGAGGCCATGGGGGAGGTCTTCCTGGAGGTGATCCTGGCCCCGGACTTCACCCAGGAGGCCCTGGCCCTTTTGGGGCGGAAGAAGAACCTGCGCCTCATCCGGGTACCTTTCCCCGCCGCGGGCCCCTACCTGGACCTGCGCCGCCTCCGGGGCGGGGTCTTGTTGCAGGAGGCGGACACGGAAGACCCCGTGGACCTCAAGGTGGTGACGCAGAAAGCCCCCACCGAGGCCGAGTGGGCCGACCTCCGCTTCGCCTGGCGGGTGGTCAAGCACGTGCGCTCCAACGCCATCGTGGTGGCCAAGGGGGGCCAGACCCTGGGCATCGGCGTGGGCCAGACCAACCGCTACGCCGCGGCCAAGCACGCCCTAAAGAGCGCCGGGGAGAAGGCCCAGGGGGCGGTCCTGGCCTCGGATGCCTTCTTCCCCTTTGACGACGTGGTCCGCTTGGCGGCCGACTTCGGTGTCGCCGCCCTCATCCAGCCCGGGGGGAGCGTGCGGGACGAGGAGTCCATCCGGGCCGCCGATGCCCTGGGCCTGGCCATGGTCTTTACCGGGGTGCGGCACTTCAAGCACTAG
- a CDS encoding GatB/YqeY domain-containing protein, protein MSIYEALKETIKEAMKARDQKTLDFARVVKAELDRKGDGKPLPDLEAVKVLKALREIALEQGNAFEVEFLDRFLPKEMSEEEIEAWIKENLDLSQFKTPLAAIGVVTKALGPRAPGEKVRRVIERLAP, encoded by the coding sequence ATGAGCATCTACGAGGCCCTGAAGGAGACCATCAAGGAGGCCATGAAAGCCCGGGACCAGAAGACCCTGGACTTCGCCCGGGTGGTGAAGGCGGAGCTGGACCGCAAGGGGGACGGCAAGCCCCTACCCGACCTCGAGGCGGTGAAGGTGCTCAAGGCCCTCCGGGAGATCGCCCTGGAGCAGGGCAACGCCTTTGAGGTGGAGTTTTTGGATCGTTTCCTGCCCAAGGAGATGAGCGAGGAGGAGATCGAGGCCTGGATCAAGGAGAACCTTGACCTTTCCCAGTTCAAAACCCCCCTGGCGGCCATCGGGGTGGTAACCAAGGCCCTAGGGCCCAGGGCCCCCGGGGAAAAGGTACGCCGGGTGATCGAGCGCCTCGCCCCATGA